From Verrucomicrobiia bacterium, the proteins below share one genomic window:
- a CDS encoding delta-60 repeat domain-containing protein translates to MKSIHCGPFVPILVLGRAALILAAVAGGGALIAAPPPASPDPAFRAGLADGLNVSSVASLALQGDGKLLIAGSLKGGPDLPNPSLARLLADGRFDPAFNPPGDPMSVRAVTGLRDGRILIAGSFRITDGVNARTNRARLLADGSLDASFDAGPGPAAAHLLELDDGRILVAGTSVSTSEGVKSAIVRLHEDGRLDEEYATTPVEGQVTAIAKGIGGELYLLGTFYEPVFPVRPKLILRLREDGSLDPSFQEPDFLVGSRAMVSTPEGGVIVSSSDGMGPSGDVEIAVIRLHRDGTRDPEYRPRVLGRVTFILPDGGVPNPPSIQCMVGQPDGRLLIAGKFDRVNGIRRNNVARLNPDGSLDTTFDPGVGPVSSGDPISYLVTSALLARNGGIYLAGPFSRYNGQALAGLVRLQGDPLPRMESRRGEAGQVVAVWIGSPGESVEFLLSPDLLSWTPWTTATNETGIVAVPLPSTGVGFLRGWTR, encoded by the coding sequence ATGAAATCCATCCATTGCGGCCCTTTCGTCCCGATCCTGGTTTTAGGACGGGCAGCCCTTATCCTTGCGGCGGTGGCCGGCGGCGGCGCGCTGATCGCCGCCCCCCCACCCGCATCGCCGGATCCCGCCTTCCGTGCGGGACTCGCCGACGGCCTCAATGTCTCGTCGGTTGCGAGCCTGGCGCTCCAGGGCGACGGGAAGCTGCTGATTGCGGGATCCTTGAAGGGCGGTCCGGACCTTCCCAACCCGAGCCTTGCGCGGTTGCTCGCGGACGGTCGCTTCGACCCTGCGTTCAATCCTCCTGGGGACCCGATGTCGGTCAGGGCCGTGACCGGACTGCGGGATGGAAGAATTCTGATCGCGGGATCCTTTCGCATCACCGATGGCGTGAACGCCCGCACCAATCGCGCGCGCCTGCTCGCCGACGGATCCTTGGACGCGTCGTTTGACGCTGGCCCAGGGCCCGCCGCGGCGCACCTGCTTGAACTGGACGACGGAAGGATCCTTGTTGCAGGGACCTCGGTATCCACTTCCGAAGGAGTGAAGTCCGCCATCGTCCGACTGCACGAGGATGGCCGCCTGGATGAGGAGTACGCGACGACTCCGGTCGAGGGCCAGGTCACTGCGATCGCGAAGGGAATCGGCGGCGAACTCTACCTCCTGGGAACGTTTTATGAGCCCGTCTTCCCGGTGCGCCCCAAGCTGATCCTTCGACTCCGAGAGGACGGCAGCCTGGACCCTTCCTTTCAGGAGCCGGATTTCCTGGTGGGAAGCCGCGCGATGGTGAGCACCCCCGAGGGTGGGGTGATCGTTTCGTCGAGTGATGGGATGGGCCCTTCGGGTGATGTGGAGATCGCAGTGATCCGACTGCACCGCGACGGCACAAGAGATCCCGAGTACCGCCCCAGAGTGCTTGGCAGAGTAACCTTCATCCTGCCAGACGGGGGCGTCCCCAATCCGCCGTCCATCCAGTGCATGGTGGGCCAGCCCGATGGTCGGTTGCTGATCGCGGGCAAGTTCGATCGTGTCAATGGCATCCGCAGGAACAACGTGGCACGCCTCAATCCGGACGGCAGTCTCGACACCACGTTCGACCCGGGAGTCGGCCCCGTCTCCTCGGGTGACCCGATCTCCTACCTGGTGACCTCGGCGTTGCTGGCCCGGAATGGAGGCATCTACCTCGCCGGGCCTTTCAGCAGGTACAATGGACAGGCGCTGGCGGGACTTGTCCGCCTTCAGGGCGATCCCTTGCCCCGCATGGAGTCGAGACGCGGCGAGGCCGGTCAGGTCGTCGCGGTCTGGATCGGAAGCCCAGGCGAGTCCGTGGAGTTCCTGCTGTCCCCGGATCTGCTTTCATGGACACCCTGGACGACGGCCACCAACGAGACCGGCATCGTCGCGGTGCCGCTTCCCTCGACAGGCGTGGGATTCCTGCGGGGTTGGACCCGCTGA